A genomic window from Silene latifolia isolate original U9 population chromosome Y, ASM4854445v1, whole genome shotgun sequence includes:
- the LOC141629432 gene encoding uncharacterized protein LOC141629432, whose translation MPKESDDFIIEEIDVNAEAEIGDQVTADSSKDGFVRKSTDVADKSVSTADKSIGEVFKSTNKKKGKEKVAETQIAVKVPFPNRLRNTKIEQQFGKFIEVVKNRQVTVPFTELITQVPSYAKFMKDILSRNRNFNEIETIAFTEECSALLQNKSPPKLKDPGSFSIPCTIGTHVIDKALFDLGASVSVIPYSVCEKLNMGNLKVTSVTLQMADRTVKRPLGVLEDVPVKIGKFFIPVDLIVLDMAEDTQIPIILGRPFLHTAGVVIDVKHGRLTLEVGGDKVTFNLATTLAKPMKEDTCYVVDIVDESLFDYWTRSFIRDPLEALIVLDYYAEDVQVDYETMNTAIKGREFTIEKGETVNAIMETSYAVEVKKPELKPLPSHLKYVFLDELEQYPVIVSAKLDDNQLYALLVVLKKNRKALGYSLDDLKGISPNICMHIIELKKDHKHCKQGQRKLNPKMQDVVMAEVMKLLDAGIIYTVGDSKWVCPVQVVPNKGGTKVVKNDKNELIPTRVVTGWRMCIDYRQLNAATKKDHFPLPFIDQMLKKALITAWIIQAPDWELPFKIMCDASDYAVGVVLGQRKDKALSAIYYASQTLDEVQVKYATTEKEMLAVVYALEKFRFYLLGSKVIVFIDHTTLKHLLVKKDTKPRLLRWILLIQEFDLEIRDKKGSKNVVADHLSRLQLQDEGDILPIDDSFSDDALMAIATGDNPWYADYANYIVGSLLPPDLSYQQRKRFLHDVK comes from the exons ATGCCTAAAGAAAGTGACGATTTCATTATTGAAGAAATAGATGTTAACGCTGAAGCTGAGATAGGAGACCAAGTGACGGCTGATTCGAGCaaggatg GATTTGTTCGTAAGTCAACCGACGTTGCCGATAAGTCGGTTTCTACTGCTGATAAGTCAATTGGTGAAGTCTTTAAGTCTACtaataaaaaaaaagggaaggAGAAAGTTGCTGAGACACAAATAGCTGTTAAGGTTCCGTTTCCTAACCGACTACGGAATACAAAGATAGAGCAACAGTTCGGTAAGTTCATAGAGGTCGTTAAAAATCGTCAGGTAACAGTTCCATTCACCGAGCTGatcacccaggtaccctcttacgctaagtttatgaaagatattctaTCACGTAATAGAAATTTTAATGAAATAGAGACGATTGCTTTTACTGAGGAGTGTAGTGCACTCCTACAAAACAAATCTCCACCTAAACtgaaagacccaggtagtttctcgATTCCCTGTACCATTGGCACACATGTGATTGATAAGGCTTTATTTGATTTAGGCGCAAGTGTCAGTGTCATACCTTATTCAGTTTGCGAGAAACTGAATATGGGTAACCTCAAAGTCACTAGTGtgactcttcaaatggccgatagaacAGTAAAGCGACCCTTAGGCGTCTTAGAGGACGTCCCTGTTAAGATAGGTAAATTCTTTATACCTGTTGATTTAATTGTGTTAGACATGGCTGAGGATACCCAGATtcctattattttgggtagaccgtTTTTACACACTGCAGGGGTTGTCATTGATGTCAAGCACGGACGCTTGACTCTTGAGGTAGGGGGCGATAAAGTAACCTTTAACTTAGCTACCACACTGGCAAAGCCTATGaaagaggatacttgttatgtTGTCGACATAGTTGATGAGTCTCTGTTTGATTATTGGACGAGATCCTTTATTAGAGACCCGTTAGAGGCTTTGATTGTTCTTGATTATTACGCAGAGGACGTACAGGTCGATTACGAGACAATGAATACTGCAATAAAAGGTCGGGAGTTCACTATTGAGAAAGGTGAGACGGTAAATGCAATCATGGAAACCTCTTATGCTgttgaggtaaagaaacctgagcTTAAACCTCTCCCTTCCCATCTTAAATATGTGTTTCTAGATGAATTAGAGCAGTACcctgtcattgttagtgctaaacttgATGATAACCAACTTTATGCTTTGTTGGTTGTTCTTAAAAAGAATAGAAAAGCCTTGGGTTACAGTTTGGATGACCTTAAGGGCATCAGTCCTAACATTTGTATGCACATAATTGAGTTAAAGAAAGACCATAAGCATTGCAAACAAGGTCAGCgtaagttgaacccgaagatgcaggatgttgtaaTGGCGGAAGTAATGAAGTTACTTGATGCAGGTATCATTTATACTGTTGGCGACTCCAAATGGGTAtgtccagttcaggtagtccccAATAAAGGAGGGACTAAAGTGgtgaaaaatgataaaaatgaattgataccGACTAGAGTTGTAACAGGTTGGCgcatgtgcattgattatagacagttaaatgcTGCCACAAAAAAGGATCACTTCCcgcttcctttcattgatcagat gttgaagaagGCTTTGATTACCGCGTGGATTATTCAGGCTCCGGATTGGGAGCTACCATTCAAGATAATGTGCGATGCTAGCGATTATGCAGTTGGCGTGGTGCTGggtcaaaggaaagacaaagctttgagtgcaatctactatgcgagccaaaCTCTGGATGAGGTTCAGGTGAAGTATGCCACTACTGAAAAGGAgatgctagctgtagtttatgcacTGGAAAAGTTTAGGTTTTATCTACTCGGGTCCAAGGTGATTGTTTTTATAGATCATACAACTCTGAAGCATCTTCTTGTCAAGAAGGACACGAAGCCACgattattgagatggatactcctaaTTCAGGAGTTTGATCTAGAGATTCGAGACAAGAAAGGCTCTAAAAATGTTGTTGCTGATCATTTGTCTAGATTACAGCTGCAAGATGAGGGGGATATTCTCCCTATTGATGACTCATTCTCAGATGATGCTTTAATGGCCATTGCAACTGGTGATAACCCTTGGTATGCTgactatgccaattatattgttggcaGTTTACTTCCGCCAGATCTATcctatcagcagaggaagcgattTCTTCACGATGTGAAGTAG